The proteins below come from a single Odontesthes bonariensis isolate fOdoBon6 chromosome 18, fOdoBon6.hap1, whole genome shotgun sequence genomic window:
- the LOC142367380 gene encoding uncharacterized protein LOC142367380 has product SAVGLSQRVISTIQNARASSTRSLYDCKWRVFEGWCHRNGHIPFQCPVGVILSFLQDLIDKGKAFSTVKVYLAAIAACHVGFGKLTASQHPLVCRFMKGARRLLPVSRPLVPPWDLAVVLKGLKGPPFEPLEGADLKHVSLKTVLLLALASAKRVSDIHALSVHPSCAQLFPGDVRMILKPNPAFVPKVVGSCSPIDLVAFAASPGEQMSHALCPVRAVSTYMDRTRGFRRSDQLFVSWANPHKGKPVTKQRLSHWVVEAIALAYTSQGLQPPVGLRAHSTRGLAASWALFRGVTVQDVCAAASWSSPLTFVRFYMLDVSAPCVARAVLLS; this is encoded by the coding sequence TCAGCTGTGGGTCTTTCACAGCGGGTGATTTCCACTATACAAAACGCTCGAGCCTCCTCCACTAGGTCTCTGTATGACTGTAAGTGGAGAGTGTTTGAGGGGTGGTGTCACAGAAATGGCCACATTCCTTTTCAGTGTCCAGTAGGAGTGATATTGTCATTCTTGCAGGACCTGATTGACAAAGGAAAAGCTTTCTCCACGGTTAAGGTGTACTTGGCGGCTATCGCCGCCTGTCACGTGGGTTTCGGGAAGCTAACAGCGAGCCAGCACCCGCTGGTTTGCCGCTTTATGAAGGGAGCGCGCAGGCTTCTCCCCGTGTCCAGACCGCTGGTACCACCATGGGATCTGGCCGTGGTCCTGAAAGGGCTTAAGGGCCCTCCCTTTGAACCACTGGAGGGGGCAGACTTGAAACACGTGTCTCTCAAGACAGTGTTGTTGCTGGCTTTGGCTTCGGCTAAACGGGTCAGTGACATCCATGCGCTCTCAGTGCATCCCTCATGCGCTCAGCTCTTTCCGGGGGAtgtgaggatgattttgaagccCAACCCGGCCTTTGTGCCTAAGGTGGTGGGCTCATGTTCTCCTATTGACCTTGTGGCTTTTGCTGCCTCACCAGGTGAGCAGATGTCGCATGCGTTATGTCCAGTCCGTGCAGTGAGCACTTATATGGACAGGACGAGGGGTTTCAGGAGGAGCGATCAGCTGTTCGTCTCCTGGGCTAACCCTCATAAGGGGAAACCTGTCACAAAGCAGCGTCTATCCCACTGGGTGGTGGAGGCGATTGCTTTGGCTTATACGAGTCAGGGTTTGCAGCCACCTGTGGGCCTGCGAGCGCACTCGACTCGGGGCTTGGCCGCATCCTGGGCCTTATTCAGGGGAGTCACTGTTCAGGACGTTTGTGCTGCAGCGAGTTGGTCCTCGCCTCTCACTTTTGTCCGTTTCTATATGCTGGACGTCTCCGCTCCGTGCGTGGCTAGAGCGGTTTTGCTGTCCTGA
- the LOC142367378 gene encoding uncharacterized protein LOC142367378, with the protein MQLDVPRSPAPPVRLLSVLPEAHHAPVSRLPRTVPEQTGGDGHLTAEGSAVAPLSCPQARTSTHISVKKIKCVPLQHPGRRPRAQLTKAKQNIKISSVVVTPAVPPRRKATAFPGARGVWARPLLCPPGQKRAVSPGGHVTVPPGEGAVAPRLGPLTAEGLRCVSTLSPRWERWAALAASPWVVKTISRGYRLQFAAVPPRFAGIIYSQAQGESARVLQEEILSLLNKGAICVVPPAQCQSGFYSRYFLVPKRGGSGIRPILDLRALNKYLRKYKFRMLTHASLLRLVRQNDWFTSVDLKDAYFHIPIYPPHRKYLRFAFQGICYEYRVLPFGLSLSPRVFVRCTEAAIAPLRRQGIRLATYLDDWLLLAQSEQEARAHTRILIRHLSDLGFVINAEKSMLSPAQGIIFLGLSLDSVTFTARLSGDRVKAFRACLALFRPGKSVQFRLCLRLLGLMASAILVVRLGRLHMREFQLWVASCGLDPVRHGARRVLVTPGCARALRHWRVPSFLTHGVPMGSVLSRKVVTTDASLTGWGGIHEGRSVRGRWSVDLQRSHINFLELSAVFLSLKHFLPSLMGHHVLVRTDNTTTVAYINRQGGLRSRQLHMLARRLILWSCGRLLSLRATHVPGVLNTGADLLSRGAPVYGEWTLHPEIVEQIWARFGRAVVDLFASRDNTQCALFYSLRSMDAPLGVDALAHAWPRERLYAFPPLALIPPTLSRVREHGHALILIAPHWPAMHWLAEIYQLMCAQPWQLPLRRDLLSQGGGAVFHPHPERLALWAWPLSG; encoded by the coding sequence ATGCAGCTGGATGTTCCCCGTTCACCAGCTCCACCTGTTCGGCTTTTGAGCGTGCTCCCGGAGGCCCACCACGCCCCCGTCTCCCGGCTGCCACGGACCGTGCCAGAGCAGACCGGGGGAGACGGACATTTGACGGCGGAGGGTTCAGCAGTTGCCCCTCTCTCATGTCCACAAGcacgcacaagcacacacatttctgtaaagaaaataaaatgtgtccCGCTGCAGCATCCAGGCCGAAGGCCGAGGGCTCAGCTAACAAAAGCCaaacaaaatatcaaaataagCAGCGTGGTGGTGACGCCCGCTGTCCCCCCTCGGCGAAAAGCCACGGCTTTCCCCGGGGCGAGGGGTGTGTGGGCCCGGCCGCTGCTCTGTCCTCCCGGGCAGAAACGCGCAGTGTCACCCGGGGGTCATGTCACTGTTCCGCCAGGAGAGGGCGCCGTCGCACCGCGGCTGGGGCCTCTCACGGCGGAAGGGCTGCGGTGTGTGTCCACTCTCTCCCCCAGATGGGAGCGATGGGCCGCTCTCGCAGCCTCACCCTGGGTGGTAAAGACGATCTCGAGGGGCTACAGGCTGCAGTTCGCCGCTGTTCCCCCGCGATTCGCCGGTATAATATACTCCCAGGCTCAGGGAGAGTCAGCTCGTGTTTTACAGGAGGAAATCCTCTCACTGTTAAACAAAGGAGCAATCTGTGTCGTACCTCCCGCACAGTGTCAGAGCGGTTTTTACTCCAGGTATTTTCTGGTCCCCAAACGGGGGGGGAGCGGAATTCGCCCTATCCTGGATCTACGTGCTCTGAACAAATATCTCAGGAAATACAAGTTCAGGATGCTAACACACGCATCCCTGCTGCGTCTTGTGAGACAGAACGACTGGTTCACTTCTGTCGATCTGAAAGACGCGTATTTCCACATCCCGATATATCCTCCCCACAGAAAGTATCTGAGATTTGCTTTCCAGGGGATCTGTTACGAGTACCGCGTGCTCCCTTTCGGTCTGTCCTTAAGCCCGAGGGTGTTTGTGCGGTGCACGGAAGCGGCAATAGCCCCGCTGAGACGGCAGGGCATCCGCTTGGCCACATATCTGGACGATTGGCTGCTGTTGGCACAATCGGAGCAGGAGGCCAGGGCGCACACGCGTATTCTCATACGACACCTATCCGATCTGGGTTTCGTGATAAACGCGGAAAAGAGCATGCTGTCCCCGGCACAGGGCATAATCTTTCTGGGATTATCCCTGGACTCGGTGACTTTCACAGCGCGTCTCTCGGGGGACCGAGTGAAAGCTTTCAGGGCATGTCTCGCGCTCTTCCGTCCAGGCAAATCTGTTCAGTTCAGATTATGTCTGCGGTTACTCGGGCTGATGGCGTCTGCCATACTCGTAGTCCGTCTTGGCCGGCTCCACATGAGGGAATTCCAGCTCTGGGTGGCCTCATGCGGGCTGGATCCCGTGCGTCATGGCGCACGGAGGGTGCTGGTCACACCGGGGTGTGCCAGGGCACTGCGCCACTGGCGGGTCCCGTCCTTTCTGACCCACGGGGTGCCCATGGGTTCCGTCCTGTCCAGGAAAGTGGTCACTACGGACGCCAGCCTGACAGGTTGGGGCGGAATTCACGAGGGCCGGTCTGTGAGGGGCCGCTGGAGTGTGGATCTCCAGCGCTCTCACATAAATTTTCTGGAACTTTCAGCGGTGTTCCTCTCCCTGAAACATTTCCTTCCGTCTCTCATGGGTCACCATGTCCTGGTGAGGACGGACAATACGACTACGGTGGCGTATATCAACCGTCAGGGGGGATTACGCTCCCGTCAGTTGCATATGCTGGCACGCAGACTGATCCTGTGGAGCTGTGGTCGTCTCCTCTCCCTGAGAGCGACGCACGTCCCGGGAGTCCTGAACACGGGTGCGGACCTGTTGTCCAGGGGCGCGCCGGTATACGGGGAGTGGACTCTGCACCCGGAGATTGTGGAACAGATATGGGCACGTTTCGGCCGGGCCGTGGTGGATCTGTTCGCATCGAGAGACAACACGCAGTGCGCGCTGTTTTACTCTCTCCGCAGCATGGATGCTCCCCTCGGCGTAGACGCACTAGCGCACGCCTGGCCGCGCGAGCGTCTTTACGCATTCCCCCCCCTGGCCTTGATACCCCCCACTCTGTCCAGAGTGAGGGAGCACGGCCACGCACTGATTTTGATAGCTCCGCATTGGCCTGCGATGCATTGGTTAGCGGAGATATATCAGCTGATGTGCGCTCAGCCCTGGCAGCTCCCGCTTCGCAGGGACCTGCTATCACAGGGGGGGGGAGCGGTCTTCCACCCGCACCCAGAGCGCCTGGCACTGTGGGCCTGGCCCCTGAGTGGTTAA